A section of the Citrobacter farmeri genome encodes:
- a CDS encoding fatty acyl-AMP ligase, producing MSNRISTHSLPMRYADFSTLAEALDYAALGNAGMNFYDRRNQPEAVLTYRQLKDRAKAGARRLLSLNLNKGDRVALIAETSVGFVEAFFACQYAGLVAVPLAIPMGVGQRDSYSAKLLSLLASCQPAVIISSDQWLSLINVVNDHGAAIHILSNAQFNTLPEKDIELPLPSPDDIAYLQYTSGSTRFPRGVIITHREVMSNLRVISHDGIKLRDSDRCVSWLPFYHDMGLVGFLLTPVATQLSVDYLRTQDFAMRPLQWLKLISKNRCTVSVAPPFGYDLCLRRINDNELAGLDLSCWRVAGVGAEPISAGQLNQFGECFQRAGFDSKAFMPCYGLAENALAVSFSDEASGLLVSDVDRDILEYQGKAVAPTKYTRAISTFVNCGKALPGHRIEIRGESGNPLPEREVGHICISGPSLMNGYFQDPVSQKEIQSTGWMDTGDLGYLLDGCLYVTGRIKDLIIIRGRNIWPQDIEYIAEQEPEIHSGDAIAFVTSQERIILQIQCRVSCEERRAQIVHSLTARIQSEFGVSVSIELLPPHSIPRTSSGKPARAEAKKRYLNIFPESLNSSSPVTDYVQ from the coding sequence ATGTCCAATAGAATATCAACGCATTCTCTTCCTATGCGTTATGCTGACTTTTCAACCCTGGCGGAAGCTCTGGACTATGCCGCTTTGGGAAATGCAGGAATGAATTTTTATGATCGACGCAACCAGCCTGAAGCTGTACTGACGTATCGCCAGCTAAAAGACCGGGCAAAAGCCGGGGCGCGGCGATTGCTTTCGCTGAATCTCAATAAGGGCGATCGTGTCGCGCTGATTGCGGAAACCAGCGTAGGTTTTGTCGAAGCCTTTTTTGCCTGTCAGTATGCAGGCTTAGTGGCCGTACCGCTGGCCATTCCGATGGGCGTTGGGCAACGCGATTCTTATTCTGCTAAGTTGCTGAGCCTGTTAGCCAGTTGTCAGCCTGCGGTTATTATCAGCAGCGACCAATGGTTGTCACTGATCAATGTTGTCAACGATCATGGGGCGGCAATCCATATTCTGAGCAACGCACAATTTAATACGTTACCGGAAAAGGATATCGAACTGCCACTGCCGTCTCCGGACGATATTGCCTATCTCCAGTACACTTCTGGCAGTACGCGTTTCCCACGCGGTGTCATTATTACCCACCGTGAAGTGATGTCGAATCTTCGTGTGATTAGCCATGATGGTATCAAATTACGCGACAGCGACCGCTGCGTTTCCTGGTTGCCCTTTTATCACGACATGGGACTGGTGGGATTTCTGCTAACGCCTGTGGCGACTCAGCTATCTGTGGATTATCTGCGCACGCAGGATTTCGCCATGCGCCCGCTACAGTGGCTGAAATTAATCAGTAAGAACCGATGCACTGTTTCCGTGGCACCGCCTTTCGGCTACGACTTATGCTTGCGTCGCATCAATGATAACGAACTTGCCGGGTTGGATCTCTCCTGCTGGCGGGTGGCCGGTGTGGGAGCAGAACCTATTTCTGCCGGGCAACTCAATCAGTTTGGCGAATGTTTCCAGCGCGCGGGATTTGACAGCAAAGCCTTCATGCCGTGTTACGGGCTGGCTGAAAATGCGCTTGCGGTGAGTTTTTCCGACGAGGCGTCGGGTCTCCTGGTGAGTGACGTCGATCGCGACATACTCGAATACCAGGGTAAAGCGGTTGCGCCAACGAAGTACACCCGGGCGATTTCTACCTTTGTGAATTGCGGCAAAGCGCTTCCGGGTCACCGTATTGAAATTCGTGGCGAAAGCGGGAACCCGCTTCCTGAACGAGAAGTGGGCCATATCTGTATATCAGGTCCGAGCTTGATGAACGGTTACTTTCAGGATCCGGTTTCACAAAAGGAAATCCAGTCAACAGGGTGGATGGATACCGGGGATCTGGGCTATTTGTTGGATGGCTGCCTGTATGTGACGGGACGTATAAAAGATCTGATCATCATTCGTGGTCGGAATATCTGGCCCCAGGATATTGAGTATATTGCGGAACAGGAACCGGAAATTCACTCTGGCGATGCGATAGCGTTTGTGACGTCCCAGGAGCGGATTATTTTACAGATTCAGTGTCGGGTCAGTTGTGAAGAACGCCGTGCGCAGATCGTTCATAGTCTGACAGCCCGGATACAAAGTGAGTTTGGCGTTTCTGTTAGTATCGAGCTATTGCCGCCGCACAGTATTCCGCGGACATCCTCCGGGAAACCGGCGCGTGCGGAAGCGAAAAAACGTTATCTGAATATCTTTCCTGAGTCGCTAAATTCATCGAGCCCCGTGACGGATTATGTGCAATGA
- a CDS encoding NAD-dependent epimerase/dehydratase family protein encodes MSTTIAVTGGTGFIGKHIIEDLLSRGFSVRALTRTLRQDARNNLVWIRGSLEESETLAQLVAGAEHVVHCAGQVRGHKEAIFTRCNVEGSQRLMQAAKESGSCQRFLFISSLAARHPELSWYANSKYVAEQRLTAMTGGITLGIFRPTAVYGPGDKELTPLFRTMLRGYLPRFGAADTRLSFLHVSDLAQAVSQWLMSDRTPVYPYELCDGVAGGYNWQRLQDIAAAVRNRPVRTVNIPLPLLVLLADASTLISRFAGKEPMLTRSKVCELIHSDWSANNQCLCEKINWSPRVSLEHALLQGLF; translated from the coding sequence ATGAGTACGACGATTGCGGTGACCGGAGGGACCGGTTTTATCGGGAAACATATCATTGAGGATCTGCTTTCCCGCGGTTTTTCCGTTCGGGCGTTAACCCGAACGCTTCGTCAGGACGCGCGCAATAATCTGGTCTGGATCCGGGGTTCACTGGAAGAGAGCGAAACGCTGGCGCAACTGGTCGCTGGGGCGGAGCATGTCGTCCACTGTGCTGGGCAGGTTCGGGGACACAAAGAAGCGATCTTCACCCGGTGTAATGTTGAAGGTAGCCAGCGACTGATGCAGGCCGCAAAAGAGAGCGGCAGTTGTCAGCGCTTTCTGTTCATCTCGTCGCTTGCGGCACGTCACCCTGAACTCTCCTGGTATGCAAATTCCAAGTATGTCGCTGAACAACGGCTTACGGCGATGACCGGCGGAATTACGCTGGGTATTTTTCGCCCTACGGCGGTGTATGGACCCGGTGATAAAGAGTTAACCCCGTTGTTTCGCACAATGCTGCGCGGTTATCTTCCGCGATTTGGTGCGGCTGATACCCGATTGTCATTTTTACATGTAAGTGATCTGGCTCAGGCCGTCAGTCAATGGCTCATGTCTGATCGGACGCCAGTTTATCCTTACGAATTGTGCGATGGCGTTGCGGGTGGCTACAACTGGCAACGTCTTCAGGACATTGCGGCTGCGGTGCGTAACAGGCCGGTTCGGACCGTGAACATTCCGCTGCCGTTGCTCGTATTGCTTGCCGACGCGAGTACGTTAATCAGTCGGTTTGCCGGAAAAGAGCCGATGTTAACCCGGAGTAAGGTTTGTGAGTTAATTCATTCTGACTGGTCGGCAA